In Nocardia sp. NBC_00403, one DNA window encodes the following:
- a CDS encoding S8 family serine peptidase yields the protein MALTPIPDLGDLLLVALQDAQQATPEHAIDLIEAMPEFHPSAEDLQPDPARANILRWQSRVYSARRYLGDEGFVLSNRHQWRITESGKYAAQEARRRLTNPDLPSVTQSPDQRNPIQPSVITRPLLDPDVRARVLDQPSDDSEPLSVVIELNVGYPGGVKAATAALTGLLDQLNHGERRPAAVELFDEYVRAKMTMEQVKRLVEIDHEQQPNTHGQNVIHRIWPNFPVKPLIDVSGRTVKADAARRSFDACGRGIRWAVVDSGIDRTHPHFDAGKTVLADDVFPLHRDFTQSVNPGPETADAALQDGLGHGTHVAGIIAGYLPNSFPGENLRVVTEQYTELDARPLRGVRQVEPAAVSGMAPQAHLVSLKVLRSEGASDMISVMAALRYVREVNGDNDRITKIHGVNISLGYEFDAEWFACGQSPLCKEVDRLVRSGVVVVVAAGNTGYGRFSARERQTNVGLTMTINDPGNAARAITVGSTHRESPHTYGVSYFSSKGPTGDGRLKPDLVAPGERITSCATGKAAAKWGITDIPPGVACYGADTGTSFAAPHVSGAIAAFLSVRPEFITEAEEIKEIFVKSAVPLGRERYFEGAGLVDLMRALQSV from the coding sequence ATGGCACTCACTCCGATCCCCGACCTCGGAGACCTGCTTCTCGTTGCGCTGCAGGATGCGCAACAAGCAACCCCGGAACACGCGATCGACCTCATCGAGGCGATGCCCGAGTTCCATCCCAGCGCAGAAGACCTTCAACCGGACCCGGCGCGGGCGAATATCCTGCGATGGCAGTCGCGCGTCTACTCGGCCCGGCGGTATCTCGGTGACGAGGGCTTCGTGCTGTCGAACCGCCATCAATGGCGTATCACCGAATCCGGGAAGTATGCCGCCCAAGAGGCGCGGCGCCGCTTGACGAACCCCGACCTGCCCTCTGTGACGCAGAGTCCGGACCAGCGCAACCCCATCCAGCCCAGTGTGATCACCAGGCCACTGCTCGATCCGGATGTGCGAGCGCGCGTGCTCGATCAGCCGAGCGACGACAGCGAACCGCTGTCGGTTGTCATCGAATTGAATGTCGGCTACCCGGGTGGCGTGAAGGCGGCGACCGCCGCGTTGACGGGGCTGCTCGACCAGCTCAACCATGGGGAACGCAGGCCTGCGGCGGTCGAGCTGTTCGACGAGTATGTGCGTGCCAAGATGACGATGGAGCAGGTCAAGCGGCTGGTCGAGATCGACCATGAGCAGCAACCGAATACCCACGGGCAGAACGTGATTCATCGCATCTGGCCCAACTTCCCGGTCAAACCGCTGATCGATGTGTCGGGACGCACGGTCAAAGCCGATGCGGCGCGGCGCTCGTTCGACGCGTGTGGGCGCGGAATTCGCTGGGCGGTAGTCGATTCCGGGATCGATCGGACGCATCCGCATTTCGATGCCGGGAAAACCGTACTCGCCGACGACGTCTTCCCATTGCATCGTGACTTCACCCAGTCGGTGAATCCGGGCCCGGAGACTGCCGACGCGGCACTGCAGGACGGGTTGGGCCACGGTACCCACGTCGCAGGCATAATCGCGGGCTACCTCCCGAATTCCTTCCCCGGCGAGAACCTGCGGGTGGTCACCGAGCAGTACACCGAACTCGATGCGCGGCCGCTGCGCGGTGTCCGGCAGGTCGAACCCGCGGCGGTTTCCGGTATGGCGCCGCAGGCGCACCTGGTCAGCCTGAAGGTGCTGCGCTCGGAGGGCGCCTCCGACATGATCTCGGTGATGGCCGCGCTGCGGTATGTCCGGGAAGTCAACGGCGACAACGACAGGATAACGAAGATCCACGGCGTCAACATCAGCTTGGGCTACGAGTTCGATGCCGAATGGTTCGCCTGCGGGCAGAGCCCGCTGTGCAAAGAGGTCGACCGCTTGGTGCGGTCGGGGGTGGTCGTCGTGGTCGCGGCGGGCAACACCGGATACGGCCGGTTCAGTGCGCGGGAGCGGCAGACCAACGTCGGTCTCACCATGACGATCAACGATCCCGGCAATGCCGCGCGCGCCATCACCGTCGGGTCGACGCACCGCGAATCACCGCACACCTATGGGGTTTCGTACTTCTCGTCCAAGGGGCCGACCGGCGACGGCAGGCTCAAACCGGACCTGGTCGCACCCGGCGAGCGGATCACCTCTTGCGCCACCGGGAAAGCGGCGGCCAAATGGGGCATCACCGATATCCCGCCCGGCGTCGCCTGCTACGGCGCCGACACCGGTACGAGCTTTGCCGCACCGCATGTCTCCGGAGCGATCGCCGCATTCCTCTCGGTGCGACCGGAGTTCATCACCGAGGCCGAGGAGATCAAGGAGATCTTCGTGAAATCGGCAGTCCCGCTCGGCAGGGAGCGCTATTTCGAGGGCGCTGGTCTCGTCGACCTGATGCGCGCACTGCAATCCGTCTAG
- a CDS encoding DUF742 domain-containing protein, whose product MSGSRRDPDLVRAYVRTGGRTRPSRELDLVTLVLVAKDPTPGVSPDARQVLNLCSRRSALSVAEIAAYLDLPPSVVKIVVADLLDSEYLVMPRPAAVVPEISLLEEVLNGLRALPA is encoded by the coding sequence ATGAGTGGGTCGCGGCGGGATCCCGATCTGGTCCGTGCGTATGTGCGGACCGGGGGACGAACACGGCCGAGTCGTGAATTGGACTTGGTGACTTTGGTGTTGGTTGCCAAGGACCCGACACCGGGCGTCAGTCCTGACGCCCGGCAAGTGCTGAACCTGTGTAGCCGTCGCAGCGCGCTTTCGGTGGCCGAGATCGCGGCCTATCTCGATCTGCCGCCGTCTGTAGTGAAGATCGTCGTGGCCGATCTGCTCGACAGCGAATACCTCGTCATGCCCCGACCGGCCGCTGTCGTGCCGGAAATCTCTTTGCTCGAGGAGGTACTCAATGGACTCCGTGCTCTCCCGGCCTGA
- a CDS encoding MarR family winged helix-turn-helix transcriptional regulator: MQANKDQIAELARTTARFSDAMRTGMAKAFDPVRVGVLQLAVEHGPLRAGEVAERLSALPSSITRHVKALTDAGLIQTRVDAEDRRAVLLEATDAGRAELRQFLDVGTQVFGAVVADWPAGDVVALTALLDRLIESWAAHGAQQQQRAGRRTRAFGWSQE, from the coding sequence ATGCAAGCAAATAAAGACCAGATCGCCGAACTGGCCAGGACGACCGCGCGCTTCTCCGACGCGATGCGCACCGGCATGGCCAAGGCATTCGATCCAGTCCGAGTCGGCGTGCTGCAGCTGGCCGTCGAGCACGGTCCGCTGCGGGCAGGCGAGGTGGCCGAACGGCTCAGCGCCCTGCCCTCGTCCATCACCAGACACGTCAAGGCGTTGACCGACGCGGGCCTGATACAGACACGCGTGGACGCGGAGGACCGACGCGCAGTGCTGCTCGAGGCGACCGACGCGGGCCGCGCGGAGCTGCGGCAGTTTCTCGACGTCGGCACGCAGGTCTTCGGCGCGGTTGTCGCCGACTGGCCGGCCGGCGATGTGGTTGCCCTGACCGCATTGCTCGACCGGTTGATCGAGTCCTGGGCGGCGCACGGCGCGCAGCAGCAGCAACGCGCCGGGCGGCGCACCAGGGCCTTCGGCTGGAGCCAGGAATAA
- a CDS encoding FAD-dependent oxidoreductase, whose product MSANKSLRVIVAGGGIGGLALANGLRKAGIDVAVYERDRHRTDRVQGFRIHINPSGSRALHDLLPETAYRAFIASSGKGSTRFGFVTEQMKDLLDLDSEVLGGERDEVDRNYGISRITLRQILLADLGAVVHYDKAVTGYTELPDGRIEAHFADGGSTVGDVLVGADGGTSRVRAQRLPQAQRVETGIVTVAGKFTLTDDSRRRLTPKFLASPLAVMPPKGCGMFIAPHEFDRPDPQYSGIGGNDGAAALVPGALFDNTQPYVFWAYAAKRGDYPGDVELESLDAAQLHDMVNRLTARWAPELRELIGGSDTDTVTLIPIRTSVPVPPWETTHVTLLGDAIHSMTPFRGIGANVALRDAQLLCAELVAAAGDEQSLRAAIHDYEAQMIEYGFAAVRDSLTAAEQTVSDNSVGRAIGRTVFRVAQAVPPLKRKMFAGFGSE is encoded by the coding sequence ATGTCTGCCAACAAGTCCCTGCGGGTAATCGTCGCCGGTGGCGGCATCGGCGGTCTCGCGCTGGCCAATGGCCTGCGCAAGGCGGGAATCGACGTCGCGGTGTACGAACGCGACCGCCACCGCACCGACCGCGTGCAAGGGTTCCGCATCCACATCAACCCGAGCGGCAGCCGGGCGCTGCACGACCTGCTGCCCGAGACCGCCTACCGGGCGTTCATCGCCAGCTCCGGCAAGGGGTCCACCCGCTTCGGCTTCGTCACCGAGCAGATGAAGGACCTGCTGGATCTCGATTCCGAGGTGCTCGGGGGTGAGCGCGACGAGGTCGATCGCAACTACGGCATCAGCCGGATCACCCTGCGCCAGATCCTGCTTGCCGATCTCGGCGCGGTGGTGCACTACGACAAGGCCGTCACCGGCTACACCGAATTGCCCGACGGCCGGATCGAGGCCCACTTCGCCGACGGCGGTTCGACCGTCGGCGATGTCCTGGTCGGCGCGGACGGCGGGACGTCGCGCGTTCGCGCGCAACGCCTTCCGCAGGCGCAGCGCGTGGAGACCGGCATCGTCACCGTCGCAGGCAAATTCACGCTGACCGACGACAGCAGGCGACGGCTCACACCGAAGTTCCTGGCCTCTCCCCTTGCGGTCATGCCGCCCAAGGGATGTGGGATGTTCATCGCGCCGCACGAGTTCGATCGGCCGGACCCGCAGTACTCCGGTATCGGCGGTAACGACGGCGCGGCCGCGCTCGTCCCCGGCGCGCTGTTCGACAACACCCAGCCGTACGTCTTCTGGGCCTACGCCGCCAAACGCGGCGACTATCCCGGCGACGTCGAGCTGGAATCGCTGGACGCCGCGCAACTGCACGACATGGTCAACCGGCTCACCGCCCGGTGGGCGCCCGAATTGCGCGAACTCATCGGTGGATCCGATACCGACACGGTCACTCTCATCCCGATCCGCACGTCGGTTCCGGTGCCGCCGTGGGAGACCACGCATGTCACCCTGCTCGGCGACGCGATCCACAGCATGACGCCCTTCCGCGGCATCGGCGCCAATGTCGCGTTGCGCGACGCCCAACTGCTGTGCGCCGAGTTGGTCGCCGCGGCCGGTGACGAGCAATCGCTGCGCGCCGCCATCCACGACTACGAGGCGCAGATGATCGAGTACGGTTTCGCCGCAGTGCGCGACTCGTTGACCGCCGCCGAGCAGACGGTGTCCGACAACTCCGTCGGGCGGGCTATCGGCAGGACGGTGTTCCGGGTGGCGCAGGCCGTGCCACCGCTCAAGCGAAAGATGTTCGCGGGCTTCGGCTCCGAGTGA
- a CDS encoding ATP-binding protein encodes MNQDIAVVLSWILAPALVLAVAAALYLAQSARQQRTRAAALAREHEALTQQNRVLEEAVEHLAVTTLPSVSDAVRRGEVATPSIEVPAGMENSRFAQLLRWIAERYADELRLLQIETRESVNREAEEQAKTAVKTAQESARAEVESSSRAATSAAVRSFGTSVVSLGADVSQVVSAALREHRDDEVYATLTRIDHTVQQMLRQAQSYVIVCGGLPGRRWPAQALTDVVGGATGRVRDYLRVRPTQLDRIVISRAVEPLVHTLATLLDNALRYSPPTSYVDVSFQEGHHGVTVIVDDAGVRMNPEQMEEARQVLAHERPVDIHQLGPSPKVGFPGIAALARRYGFTVYIDGPNVYGGMRAMVYIPEALLVAPQPGNGGVAAVAPAAAPAEPLPVPVAVGAHERSDEEQAFSVHDITSGGLPKRRRRTTAPAAAPAGAARSDTEPGLARPDVAAAWQSGSKTGRAAATDSLPIANNTPSDHTEGMTS; translated from the coding sequence ATGAATCAAGATATCGCCGTGGTGCTTTCATGGATCCTCGCCCCCGCGCTGGTGCTTGCCGTGGCGGCGGCGTTGTACTTGGCGCAATCCGCCAGGCAGCAGCGGACTCGCGCCGCCGCGCTGGCCCGGGAACATGAGGCACTGACACAGCAGAACCGAGTGCTCGAAGAAGCAGTCGAGCACCTTGCCGTCACCACACTGCCCTCGGTGTCCGACGCGGTCCGCCGCGGTGAGGTCGCCACGCCCTCGATCGAAGTGCCTGCGGGCATGGAGAATTCGCGGTTCGCGCAGCTGCTGCGGTGGATTGCCGAGCGCTACGCCGACGAGCTGAGACTCCTGCAGATCGAGACAAGGGAGTCCGTCAACCGCGAGGCCGAGGAGCAGGCGAAGACGGCGGTCAAGACCGCGCAGGAGTCGGCGCGAGCCGAAGTCGAGTCGTCCTCGCGGGCGGCGACCAGCGCGGCGGTGCGATCCTTCGGCACCTCGGTGGTCAGCCTCGGCGCGGACGTCAGCCAGGTGGTCAGCGCCGCGCTGCGCGAACACCGTGACGACGAGGTCTACGCGACCCTCACCCGCATCGACCACACCGTTCAGCAGATGCTGCGCCAGGCGCAGTCGTATGTGATCGTGTGTGGTGGCCTGCCGGGGCGCCGCTGGCCCGCGCAGGCGCTCACCGACGTCGTCGGCGGCGCGACCGGTCGTGTGCGCGACTACCTGCGTGTGCGACCCACCCAGCTCGATCGCATCGTCATCAGCCGCGCGGTGGAACCGCTCGTGCACACGCTCGCCACGTTGCTGGACAACGCGCTGCGTTATTCGCCGCCGACGTCGTACGTCGACGTCAGCTTCCAGGAAGGTCATCACGGCGTCACCGTCATCGTCGATGATGCGGGCGTGCGGATGAACCCCGAGCAAATGGAAGAAGCGCGGCAGGTGCTCGCCCATGAGCGCCCGGTCGACATCCACCAGCTCGGCCCGTCGCCGAAGGTTGGTTTCCCCGGCATCGCGGCGTTGGCCCGCCGTTACGGATTCACCGTCTACATCGATGGCCCCAACGTGTACGGCGGTATGCGCGCGATGGTGTACATCCCCGAAGCGCTGCTGGTCGCACCACAACCCGGCAATGGCGGTGTTGCCGCCGTCGCTCCTGCTGCTGCTCCAGCGGAGCCATTACCGGTACCGGTCGCGGTCGGCGCGCACGAACGGTCGGACGAGGAGCAGGCGTTTTCTGTGCATGACATCACCAGTGGCGGCCTACCCAAGCGGCGTCGCCGAACCACGGCACCGGCTGCGGCTCCCGCAGGCGCGGCGCGCTCCGACACCGAACCCGGACTTGCTCGCCCCGATGTCGCGGCAGCCTGGCAAAGCGGTTCCAAGACTGGCCGCGCTGCCGCAACCGACAGCCTGCCGATCGCCAACAACACCCCATCCGACCACACCGAAGGGATGACATCCTGA
- a CDS encoding GTP-binding protein: MDSVLSRPEGDVDYVPDTVTRSVKLLVAGNFGVGKTTFVNSLSEIKPLRTEETITEASVGVDDMAGLPGKTQTTVAMDFGRITLNPELALYLFGTPGQKRFVPLWEELARGALGALVLVDTRRIEKADEVLSVLEERGVPYSVAVNQFEGAKRYPLEEIRDALDLATGTPLTSLDARNRSTCLRSMITLVEFLFQRQQSRR; the protein is encoded by the coding sequence ATGGACTCCGTGCTCTCCCGGCCTGAGGGCGATGTCGACTATGTTCCCGACACCGTAACCAGGTCGGTAAAGCTACTGGTCGCAGGGAATTTCGGTGTCGGCAAAACCACCTTCGTGAACAGCCTCTCCGAGATCAAGCCGCTGCGCACCGAAGAGACGATCACCGAGGCAAGTGTCGGCGTCGACGATATGGCGGGGCTGCCGGGAAAAACGCAGACCACCGTCGCCATGGACTTCGGCCGCATCACGCTGAATCCCGAACTCGCGCTGTATCTTTTCGGGACACCGGGCCAGAAACGCTTCGTCCCACTGTGGGAAGAGCTGGCGCGCGGTGCGCTCGGTGCGCTGGTGCTGGTCGACACCCGGCGCATCGAGAAGGCCGACGAGGTGCTTTCGGTGCTCGAGGAACGCGGTGTGCCGTATTCGGTAGCGGTCAACCAGTTCGAGGGCGCTAAACGCTACCCCCTCGAGGAGATCCGGGACGCGCTCGATCTCGCGACAGGCACCCCGTTGACGTCACTCGACGCGCGTAACCGGAGCACGTGTCTGCGGTCCATGATCACGCTCGTCGAATTCCTGTTCCAGCGTCAGCAGTCACGTAGGTAA
- a CDS encoding roadblock/LC7 domain-containing protein encodes MGTPITAGADSANKLGWLLEDLNAPGVRFAVLLSDDGLRIAHSGGVSKDDAERFAAAASGLRSLGKALGEFCGGIDNGVRQNMTEYDQGMILITAAGEGALLGVATNTDADVGLVVHRMNELAGRVGRELGSQPRGRADSGGLP; translated from the coding sequence ATGGGCACACCGATTACAGCGGGGGCCGACAGCGCCAACAAACTGGGCTGGCTACTCGAGGATCTGAATGCCCCGGGTGTCCGATTCGCCGTACTGCTGTCCGATGACGGCCTGCGGATCGCACACTCCGGTGGAGTGTCCAAAGACGATGCGGAACGTTTCGCGGCCGCGGCATCGGGTCTGCGATCGCTCGGCAAGGCGCTCGGCGAGTTCTGCGGCGGCATCGACAACGGCGTGCGGCAGAACATGACCGAGTACGACCAGGGGATGATCCTCATCACCGCGGCCGGTGAGGGCGCGCTACTCGGCGTTGCCACCAACACCGACGCCGATGTCGGCTTAGTCGTGCACCGCATGAACGAGCTTGCCGGGCGGGTCGGGCGCGAGCTCGGCAGCCAGCCACGTGGGAGGGCTGATAGCGGCGGCTTGCCGTGA
- a CDS encoding DHA2 family efflux MFS transporter permease subunit, giving the protein MNHPPDTQAGSDPSTDKLDAAVFKVAGVVVLGAIMSILDITVVTVAIPTFQLEFETSYAIAAWTMTGYTLALATVIPLTGWAADRFGTKRLYMMALTFFVLGSVLCSFAWNIESLIAFRVIQGIGGGMLMPLGMTIMTHAAGPQRVGRVMAVLGVPMLLGPIGGPILGGWLIDAFSWHWIFLINLPIGVIALALAFIVFPSDKPEPSESFDFLGMLLASPGLALFLFGVSSIPEQGTIASARVLAPAAVGLVLMVAFVFHALRTEHPLIDLHLFRNRSLTFAVLTMVLFAIAFFGAGLLLPSYLQQVRGESALAAGLLIAPQGLGAMLTMPIAGRFVDKIGPGKIVLVGITLITIGTSFFTQLQADTSYIAMCGALFVMGLGMGCTMMPIMTAAIQTLTHQQVARGSTLMNIINQTAGSIGTATMSVVLTNLLKDQQFAGPAIASNSNPAIAGQLPPGAIEAGLKQAAEAFSHTYIVALVLIVLTLVPAFFLPRTKPKNPEVADAPAALVH; this is encoded by the coding sequence GTGAACCATCCTCCGGATACTCAGGCGGGGTCGGACCCGTCGACCGACAAGCTGGACGCAGCGGTGTTCAAGGTGGCGGGCGTGGTCGTGCTCGGCGCGATCATGTCGATCCTCGACATCACCGTCGTGACCGTCGCGATCCCCACGTTCCAGCTCGAGTTCGAGACGAGCTACGCGATCGCGGCGTGGACGATGACGGGCTACACCCTCGCGCTGGCGACCGTCATTCCGCTCACCGGGTGGGCCGCGGACCGGTTCGGCACCAAACGTCTGTACATGATGGCGCTGACGTTCTTCGTGCTCGGATCGGTGCTGTGCAGCTTCGCCTGGAACATCGAGTCGCTCATCGCCTTCCGTGTGATCCAGGGCATCGGCGGCGGCATGCTGATGCCGCTGGGCATGACGATCATGACCCACGCCGCGGGCCCACAGCGGGTCGGTCGCGTGATGGCCGTACTCGGCGTGCCGATGCTGCTCGGCCCGATCGGCGGCCCGATTCTCGGCGGCTGGCTGATCGACGCATTCAGCTGGCACTGGATCTTCTTGATCAACCTGCCGATCGGCGTCATTGCGCTCGCCCTGGCATTCATCGTGTTCCCGTCGGACAAGCCGGAACCCTCGGAGTCGTTCGACTTCCTCGGCATGCTGCTTGCCTCGCCTGGTCTTGCGCTGTTCCTGTTCGGTGTGTCATCGATTCCGGAACAGGGCACGATCGCCTCGGCGAGGGTGCTCGCGCCCGCGGCCGTCGGTCTGGTACTCATGGTCGCGTTCGTCTTCCACGCCCTGCGCACCGAGCATCCATTGATCGATCTGCACCTGTTCCGCAACCGGTCGCTGACCTTCGCGGTCCTCACGATGGTGCTGTTCGCGATCGCCTTCTTCGGTGCCGGACTGCTGCTGCCGAGTTACCTGCAGCAGGTCCGCGGTGAATCCGCGCTGGCCGCCGGATTGCTGATTGCGCCACAAGGCCTCGGCGCCATGCTGACCATGCCGATCGCGGGCCGCTTCGTCGACAAGATCGGTCCGGGCAAGATCGTGCTCGTCGGTATCACGTTGATCACGATCGGCACCTCGTTCTTCACCCAGCTGCAGGCGGACACCTCCTACATCGCGATGTGCGGCGCGCTGTTCGTGATGGGCCTCGGCATGGGCTGCACGATGATGCCGATCATGACCGCGGCGATCCAGACGCTGACCCACCAGCAGGTCGCCCGCGGCTCGACCCTGATGAACATCATCAACCAGACCGCGGGCTCGATCGGCACCGCGACCATGTCGGTGGTGCTGACGAACCTGTTGAAGGACCAGCAGTTCGCCGGGCCCGCGATCGCTTCCAACTCCAATCCCGCTATCGCGGGTCAGCTTCCGCCGGGTGCGATCGAAGCGGGGCTGAAGCAGGCTGCCGAGGCATTCAGCCACACCTACATCGTTGCGCTGGTCCTCATCGTGCTGACCCTGGTCCCGGCATTCTTCCTGCCGCGCACGAAGCCGAAGAATCCGGAGGTCGCCGACGCACCGGCGGCCCTGGTGCACTGA
- a CDS encoding serine-threonine protein kinase translates to MTKDIGGLPLLELRIDENGDVDPDGERALAAELDTIEPTDLLVFTHGWNNTPSVASRLYEAFYAQLPPLLAAHGLPDRKILLLGVFWPSSRWSDEPIPDFEPAVAVDLGGGGGAAGLGDGLEFPPPAPPNADMQAMIRAAFPDQQRAAVDELLGLLVERPDDGAALQRARDLIQTIAAATTGDGDGEQADEPPFIAQPDPGAELFSRFATQLEDLGIVTGGAGGAAGFGDTFGRLWHGAQEAARQLTYFQMKHRAGTIGERGLGPLLGRLIARRPALRIDLIGHSFGARVVSYALAGLPANSTVRSVTLLQGAFSHFAFAASLPFDARRSGALNGKDARVEGPVTACYSEHDSAVGALYPLASLLGREEAAGFDDATYRWGGIGHDGHQPDVAVTALLDVGTRYDFDGARLVNIDAARVVKKGSPPSGAHSDIIHPELAWVVASAGGLVG, encoded by the coding sequence ATGACCAAGGACATCGGTGGGCTGCCACTGCTCGAGCTCAGGATCGACGAGAACGGTGATGTCGACCCCGATGGCGAGCGCGCGCTGGCCGCTGAACTCGACACGATCGAACCAACGGATCTGCTTGTCTTCACCCACGGCTGGAACAACACGCCGAGCGTGGCGAGCCGCCTGTACGAGGCCTTCTACGCACAGCTGCCGCCACTGCTGGCCGCGCACGGGCTGCCGGATCGGAAGATCTTGCTGCTCGGTGTTTTCTGGCCCTCCAGCCGCTGGTCCGACGAACCGATTCCCGACTTCGAACCGGCCGTGGCCGTCGATCTCGGGGGCGGCGGAGGCGCCGCGGGCCTCGGTGACGGACTCGAATTCCCGCCGCCCGCACCACCGAACGCGGACATGCAGGCGATGATCCGTGCGGCGTTTCCCGATCAGCAGCGCGCCGCCGTCGACGAACTGCTCGGACTGCTCGTCGAACGTCCCGACGACGGTGCGGCGCTACAGCGCGCACGCGACCTCATCCAGACGATCGCCGCGGCGACCACCGGCGACGGTGACGGCGAACAGGCCGACGAACCGCCCTTCATCGCGCAGCCCGATCCGGGCGCAGAGCTGTTCTCCCGCTTCGCGACCCAACTCGAAGACCTCGGCATCGTCACCGGTGGCGCCGGTGGGGCGGCGGGATTCGGTGATACGTTCGGCCGACTCTGGCACGGTGCGCAGGAGGCCGCCCGCCAACTCACCTACTTCCAGATGAAGCATCGAGCGGGCACCATCGGCGAACGCGGCCTCGGACCGCTGCTCGGACGGCTGATCGCGCGACGGCCCGCGCTGCGTATCGATCTGATCGGCCACAGCTTCGGCGCGCGCGTAGTGTCCTACGCGCTCGCCGGGCTGCCTGCGAACAGCACAGTCCGCTCGGTCACGCTGCTGCAAGGGGCGTTCTCCCACTTCGCCTTTGCCGCGTCGCTGCCGTTCGACGCGCGGCGCAGCGGGGCGTTGAACGGCAAGGACGCGCGGGTCGAGGGCCCGGTCACCGCCTGCTATTCCGAGCACGACTCCGCCGTCGGCGCGCTGTATCCGCTGGCGTCGCTGCTCGGCCGGGAGGAGGCCGCAGGCTTCGACGATGCGACCTACCGCTGGGGCGGCATCGGTCACGACGGGCACCAGCCCGACGTCGCGGTCACCGCGTTGCTCGACGTGGGAACCCGGTACGACTTCGACGGCGCCAGGCTGGTGAATATCGACGCGGCCCGCGTTGTGAAGAAGGGCTCGCCACCGTCGGGAGCCCATTCCGACATCATCCATCCCGAGCTCGCCTGGGTCGTAGCGTCCGCAGGGGGCCTCGTCGGCTGA
- a CDS encoding LLM class F420-dependent oxidoreductase: MELGLHYWNYSHPAEPRLIANTLAETARIAEQGGFSQFTVMDHYLQMEHRATADEPMLEGYTTLGYVAAVTERMRLGLLVTGVMYRYPGLLAKIVTTLDVLSGGRAQLGIGASWYEREQLALGVPVVPMAERFERLEETLQICLQMWSDNNGPFDGEHYQLAETLCVPAPLSSPRPPILIGGGGERKTLLLVARYADACNLFASDLEEVTRKLDILRAHCEAEGRDYESIRKTAVYVEPVLDSPDAFLEAAEQFAALGIEQLDIMPDRNPIEFTEQVAGLVPRVASI, encoded by the coding sequence ATGGAACTCGGACTGCATTACTGGAACTATTCGCATCCGGCGGAGCCGAGGCTGATCGCCAACACGCTCGCCGAGACCGCGCGGATTGCCGAGCAGGGCGGCTTCTCGCAATTCACGGTGATGGACCACTACCTTCAGATGGAGCATCGGGCGACCGCGGACGAGCCGATGCTCGAGGGGTACACGACCCTGGGGTATGTCGCAGCGGTCACCGAGCGCATGCGGTTGGGGCTCTTGGTGACCGGCGTGATGTACCGCTACCCCGGATTGCTGGCAAAGATCGTGACCACGCTGGACGTATTGTCGGGTGGTCGCGCACAGCTGGGAATCGGTGCGTCCTGGTACGAGCGCGAACAGCTCGCGCTCGGAGTGCCGGTGGTCCCGATGGCCGAGCGGTTCGAACGGCTCGAGGAGACGCTGCAGATCTGTCTGCAGATGTGGAGCGACAACAACGGGCCGTTCGACGGCGAGCACTATCAACTCGCCGAAACCCTCTGTGTCCCTGCGCCGTTGAGTAGCCCGAGGCCGCCGATCCTCATCGGTGGCGGCGGCGAGCGGAAGACCCTGCTGCTGGTGGCGCGCTACGCGGATGCCTGCAACCTTTTCGCCTCCGACCTCGAGGAGGTAACACGCAAGCTCGATATCCTGCGGGCGCATTGCGAGGCGGAGGGGCGCGACTACGAGAGTATTCGCAAGACCGCGGTGTACGTCGAGCCGGTTCTCGACAGCCCCGACGCCTTCCTGGAAGCGGCCGAGCAGTTCGCGGCGTTGGGCATCGAGCAACTCGACATCATGCCCGATCGGAACCCGATCGAATTCACCGAGCAGGTTGCCGGACTGGTGCCAAGGGTTGCTTCGATCTGA
- a CDS encoding type II toxin-antitoxin system Rv0910 family toxin: MAKLKVSVDVPISPEQAWSHTSNLTELDKWLTMHEAWRSEVPSELTVGTKLVGVASAKGLRNRVTWTVQAAEPPRRLALTGAGKGGTKFGLEMLVAAKGAGSAVTVSIDLGGPPLFGPIGSGVARALKGDIERSLERFVALYA, encoded by the coding sequence ATGGCAAAGCTGAAGGTCTCCGTCGACGTGCCGATCTCCCCGGAACAGGCGTGGTCGCACACCTCCAACCTCACCGAGCTGGACAAGTGGCTCACCATGCACGAAGCGTGGCGCAGCGAGGTTCCCAGCGAGCTCACGGTGGGCACGAAGCTCGTCGGTGTCGCCTCGGCGAAAGGGTTGCGCAACCGGGTGACCTGGACAGTGCAGGCCGCCGAGCCCCCGCGCCGGCTGGCGCTGACCGGAGCCGGCAAGGGCGGCACCAAGTTCGGCCTCGAAATGCTCGTGGCCGCTAAGGGCGCGGGTTCCGCGGTCACCGTCTCCATCGATCTCGGCGGGCCGCCCCTGTTCGGCCCCATCGGCTCCGGCGTCGCCCGCGCGCTCAAGGGTGACATCGAACGCTCCCTCGAACGCTTCGTCGCGCTGTACGCGTAG